In Mycoplasma mobile 163K, the genomic stretch TCTTTTTGCATTTTTGGTAAACTTAAAATTTTTTCTTCGTCTATAAATTTATTAATATTTGAACTATTGATTTTTAAAGGATTGATTTTTTTTCTTTTTTCAATTTCAAGAGAATTTTCATTCAAATTAAAATTCTTTAATTTATTCAAATAATTTTCAATAATTGTAGAAATTGAATTTAATTCAAGATTGAATTCTTGTGTTTTGAACTCAATATTTTTATAAAATCCTTTGATTTGAAATTCAATCGAATTAATATTTAAATTATTAAGAATTATAAAATCATATTCTATTAAATTTTTCTCAGGTAAATGATTCAAAAAATGACTTGCTAAATTTGTCGGAAAAATGTTTTCAGGAAGTAAATTTTTGTCAAAACCCAAATTATTGAAATCGATTCGATTTACAAGCTCTAAATTTTTTCTTAAAAAAGCTTCACTTTCATTTTTGTCTTTTTCTAATATAGATAAAGTTGTTGAAGTTATAGCTACAGGTATAATAACAATAGAAGTTACTAATGAGCCAATTAAAACTTTTTTCTTAGTTTTTGGATTCATCTTACACCTCTAGTTTTTCAATTTCAAGGTTAAATTGTTTTAAGAATCTAATATCATTTTTATAAAATTCACGAATGTTATCAATTCCATATTTAATCATTGCAATTCTTTCGATTCCAATTCCTCAAGCTAATGCATTCATGTCATTAGTATATCCAGCAGCTTTCATAACATTTTCATGAATAATTCCAGAACCTAAAACTTCAATTCATTTATTTTTGTAAAAAACATCAACTTCACAACTTGGTTCTGTAAAAGGAAAATAAGAAGGTCTTAATCTAATTTTCACTTCTTCTTCAAAAACATAACTAAGTAAAGATTTTAATAATCACATTAAATTTGGAAAATTATACTTTCCTGCAACAATTACATCAACTTGAGAAAATTGATGAGAGTGAGTGTTATCATCTTCATCATTTCTATAAACTTTTCCAATCGAAAAAGCAGAAAAAGCCTTGTTTTTATTTTTGATCAATTCAATAATACTAAAACCTGTATTATGAGTTCTTAAAAGCAATTGATCTCCATTTTGTTCTTTTTCTAAATATAAAGAATCTTGCATATCTCTTGAAGGATGATCTTTAGGTATGTTTAATAATTCAAAATTAATTTTATCAGTTGTGATTTCGCTTCCTTCTGTTTCATAATAACCATTATTTAAAAACCAAGTTCTAAAACGATTTTCAATTAAAGTTAGTGGGTGTAAAGAAGATGAAAAATTAACTTCTTCAAAAACATCAATAAATTCATCTTGAATTTTTTTAAGAACTTCTTTTTTTTCTATTTCTTCTTTTTTTGTTAAAAAAAATTGTTCAATTTCTTGTTTATAAAAATTTATTTTTTGTCCTATTGATGCTTTTTGTTCTTTAGAAGCAAGTTTTAAATCATTCATCAACTGCTTTAATTCTAAATCATTGTTTAAAAAATTACTTTTGGCAATTTTTAAATCTTCTAAAGTTTCAATTCTTAAGTTAGTCAAATTCTTTTTCATAATAATATTATTATATTATATAAGTCTAATTATTTAAATAAATCCAGTAACGTTCAACATAACGTTTAAATTCATAATCATAGATTGTATTTTCTCAAATGCCACCATTTTTTAAAATAATTTTTTTTGAAGCAATATTTCTTTCATCACATGTAATTAGAACTTTTTCTAATTTATGTTTTGACAAATTTTCTTTTAAATATTTTAAACCTAGAAAAAGTAGTGTTGTTCCATTGTTTTTTCCTCTTTGGGTAGGCCTAATACCATAACCAATATTTCCACCTATTTTATATAAATAATCTGATAATTCATAGCGAATACTAATTGCTCCAATAATAAAATTAGTATCTTTTTCAACTAAAAAAAGAATTTCATAAGGCACTCAATTATTAGGTAAATATTTTGGATTTTTTGAATGTTTTAAATCGAATCGCAAATTTTTAAAATTAAGATTTGAAAAATCAGGAACTAAAATTTCCTGAAATTTCTTAAATTCTTCAACATAATCTAATCATTGGTCTTCCATTTTTCGATCAAGTTTTTTTATTATATGATTCATAATTTTGAAATTTAAATTAATTCTTCAAAAAAATCTTGACCAATTTTAGCTAATTCTACACCAAAATTTTT encodes the following:
- the pheS gene encoding phenylalanine--tRNA ligase subunit alpha, with protein sequence MKKNLTNLRIETLEDLKIAKSNFLNNDLELKQLMNDLKLASKEQKASIGQKINFYKQEIEQFFLTKKEEIEKKEVLKKIQDEFIDVFEEVNFSSSLHPLTLIENRFRTWFLNNGYYETEGSEITTDKINFELLNIPKDHPSRDMQDSLYLEKEQNGDQLLLRTHNTGFSIIELIKNKNKAFSAFSIGKVYRNDEDDNTHSHQFSQVDVIVAGKYNFPNLMWLLKSLLSYVFEEEVKIRLRPSYFPFTEPSCEVDVFYKNKWIEVLGSGIIHENVMKAAGYTNDMNALAWGIGIERIAMIKYGIDNIREFYKNDIRFLKQFNLEIEKLEV
- a CDS encoding GNAT family N-acetyltransferase, which codes for MNHIIKKLDRKMEDQWLDYVEEFKKFQEILVPDFSNLNFKNLRFDLKHSKNPKYLPNNWVPYEILFLVEKDTNFIIGAISIRYELSDYLYKIGGNIGYGIRPTQRGKNNGTTLLFLGLKYLKENLSKHKLEKVLITCDERNIASKKIILKNGGIWENTIYDYEFKRYVERYWIYLNN